A stretch of DNA from Halorubrum sp. BOL3-1:
ACGTGGTCGTCAACGCGGCCCAGAGCGTCGACGGGAAGCTCGCCACCCGCCGCCGGGAACAGCTCCGGATCTCCGGCCCGGAAGACTTCGACCGAGTCGACCGCGTCAGGGCTGCGGCGGACGCGATACTCGTCGGGGTCGGGACCGTCCTCGCCGACGACCCCCACCTCACGCTCGACGAGGAGGACCGCCGCGTCGAGCGACTGCGGAACGGGCGGCCTGGTGACCCCGCCCGCGTCGTGGTCGACTCCACGGGTCGGACCTCGACCGACGCCCGGATCTTAGACGACGCCGCAACGACGTATCTGCTCGTCTCGGCCACGATCGACCGGGAGCGCCGCGAGGCGCTGGCCGACGCGGGCGCGGAGGTGATCGTCGCCGGCGAGGAGCGCGTCGACGTCGCCGCCGGACTCGACGCGCTCGCGGACCGCGGCGTCGACCGCCTGATGGTCGAGGGGGGCGGCGAGGTGATCTTCTCGTGTTTCGAGGCCGGCGTCGTCGACGAACTCCACGTCTACGTCGGCTCCGTGGTCATCGGCGGGCGCGACGCGCCCACGCTGGCGGACGGAACGGGCTTCACCGAGGCGTTCCCCGACCTGACGCTCGGGGACGTGGAGCGACTCGACGACGGGGTCGTCCTGTCGTACGAGGTCGACGACGTCGAGGGGTCGTGAGCGGGATCGGACGGCGATCGACCGGTCCGTGTGAACGGCAACCACGAAATCGGGCAGTACACGGTTCGTGCCACCGGTGTACACGAAAATCACCGAAGTATTTATGTATCGCCCGGGGGTAGATACTGATACCAGAACGCCTCTGGCGCTGGTGGAATCGCACGCTGAAATGAACGGGATTTCTCGCAGACGGCCCGACGCATCCCAGCGAGCGGCTGCTATCGCCGGAGCGGTGATGGAGAGATAACAAATGGTAACGAAAGAAGAAGTCATCGAGCAGTACGACGTGGAAGCGATGGACGAGGCGGACAACGTGGACCTTTCTGAAGACGACTTGGAGAACGGCTCCAAGGGGCAGCTCATCAAACGCGCCGGTCAGCTCCGAGACCGACGCAACGAGCTGAACCAGATGGCCTCCGAGCGCGCGTCCAAGCGCGACGACCTCAACGCGAAGACGCGCGAGAAGGTCGACGAGGCTCAGGAACACCGCGAGAACCGCGACGAGCTCAACGAGCAGGTTCAGGAACACAAGGATAAGCGCAACGAGCTCAATGCCGATGCCAACGAGCTGTTCGACGAGGTCGAGGAACTCAAACAGGACCTCGAACTCGGCTCCGGCAAGTCCATCGAGGAGCTCGAAGAGGAGATCGAGGACCTCGAGTTCCGTCAGCAGACGGAGGTCCTCGACGCGGAGGACGAGCGCGAGCTGATCGAGAAGATCGACGACAAACGCGAGAAGCTCGCCGAAAAGAAGGAGAAGGTCGACGACACGAGCGAGCTGGACGACCTCGTCGAGGAGGCCGAGGAGGTCCGCTCGGAGGCCTCGAAGCACCACCAGAAGGTGACGGAGCTCGCGGACAAGGCCCAGGAACACCACAACAACATGATCGAGGCCTACCGCGAGGCCGACGACATCCGCGACGAGGCCGACGAGATGCACGACCTCTTCGTCGAGGCCCAGGAGGCGGCCGACCGCCACCACGAGGACTTCGTCCGCGTCCAGAAGCGCCTGCGCGAGCTCGACAAGAAGGAGGAGGAGGAGCGTCAGGACGAGCGCGCCGAGAAGCGCGAAGAGGAGAAGGAGGAGGCCGAGGAGATCTATCAGAAGTTCAAGGAGGGCGAGACGCTCGACACCGAGGACCTGATGAAGCTCCAGAAGACCGGTCTCCTGTAAGCCGGCCGATATCGCGGTTCCGACGCGGTTTTTCTGCGGCTTTTCCGAACCGGTAGCGTCGCGGCCGCGACGGGCGACCGGCACCGCCGGCCGCGCTCGACGACACCGGCCACGGCTTATAAACGCATGCGACGCTAACCGCTAGTATGGACGACGTGCCGACGAACGGACGGAACGGGTTGCTCGCGGCCGCCGCGGCCGGCGCGGCGACGACGATCGCGGCCCGCGCGGCCCTCGCGCGGCTCACCGGCGGGCGGTTCGGTGACGACGACGAGTACAACACCGCGAAGGTGACCGTCTCGGGACCGATCCGACGGAACCAGGGGCGGCCGTCGCCGCTGTCGGGACCGGGCGGCGCGACCGCGGACGACGTGGTCGAACAGGTCGAGGCGGCCGACGAGGACGACGACGCCGAAGCGCTGCTCGTCGAGCTCAACACGCCCGGCGGCGAGGTCGTCCCGAGCGACGACATCCGGCGGGCCGCCGCCGAGTTCGACGGGCCGACGGTGGCGTACGCGACCGACCTCTGTGCGTCCGGCGGCTACTGGATCGCGAGCGGCTGCGACGAGCTGTGGGCGCGCGACGCGAGCCTCGTCGGCTCCATCGGCGTCGTCGGCTCGCGGCCGAACGCGAAGGGGCTGGCCGACAAGCTCGGGGTCTCCTACGAGCAGTTCACGGCCGGCGAGTACAAGGACGCCGGCGTCCCGCTGAAGGAGATCGAAGAGGACGAACGCGAGTACCTCCAGGGGATCATCGACGGGTACTACGAGCAGTTCGTCGAGACCGTGAGCGAGGGTCGCGACATGGACTCCGAGGAGATCAGAGAGACCGAGGCCCGCGTGTACCTCGGCGACGACGCCGCGGAGATCGGCCTCGTCGACGAGCTTGGAACCGAGGACGACGTGGAAGACCGGCTCGCGGACCTGCTCGGATCGGAGCCCGAAGTGCGGGAGTTCACCCCGGATCGCGGGCTTGCGGAGCGGCTCGGCATCGGCGCCGAGCGCGTCGCGTTCGCGGCCGGGAACGGCGTCGCGAGCGTGTTCGCGAACGACGGCGGCGACATCGACGTGGAGCTTCGGTAGGCACGCAGCGCGACCGACGGCCGGAGACGGCTCACGGGAGGATTTTTGTCCGACCGCGGTGTGAGACGACACGTGACGACGCTGGTCCTCTGCGTCGACCGCTCGGGGGCGATCGGTCGCGCCACCAACGTCCCGATGCCGGTCGCCGGCTGGGAGGCCGTCCGGTCGCTGGTTACGGACGCCGGGTTAGACGACCCCGAGGACGCCAGCGTGAACTGTCTGCTGGAGTCGCTACGTGTCGCGCGCGACCTCAGGGACGAGCGCGAGGAGTCGGTGGTCGCGGTCGTCTCCGCCGAGAGCGACACCGCGGTCGGCGCCGACCGCTCGGTCGCGGCCCAGCTCGACGACCTCGTGGAGCGGTACGAGCCGCGGGCCGCGATCGTCGTCGTCGACTCCGCCGAGGACGAGCGCGTCCTCCCGGTCGTCGAGTCGCGGGTGCCCGTCGACTCCGTCGACCGCGTCGTCGTCCGGCAGGCCCGCGACATCGAGTCCACCTACTACCTTCTCAAGCAGTTCCTGGCCGACGAGCAGCTCCGGTCGACGGTGTTGGTCCCAATCGGCGTCGCGCTGCTGTTGCTGCCGGTGCTGTTCTACCGGTTCTCCGCCGGCGAGGCGATCGCGGGCGTCGCCGGCCTGCTCGGCGCCGCGCTGCTGTACAAGGGGCTCGCGATCGACCGGCTCGTGGCGGGGATGCCGGAGCGGATTCGCGAGGCGCTGTACGCCGGGCAGGTGTCGGTCGTGACGTACGTCGTCGCCGGCGGGCTGGCCCTGGTCGGCGGCTTCTTCGGGGTCATCGCCGCGTCGGAGCTGAGCGCCGGGTCGCCCCGGCTCGTCGAGGTCGTCGAGTTCACTTTCGCGGCGGTCCCGTGGTTCGCCGTCGCCGGCGTGACCGCGGCGGTAGGGCGGCTGCTCGACGAGCTGATCCGCGACGAGGGGATCCGGACGCCGTACCTCAACCTCCCGTTCGTCATCGCGGCCGTCGCCCTCGTCGTCCGCGGCTTCGCCGGATACTTCCTCGCGCAGGAGGCGGTTCGCGGCCCGCTGTCCGTCTACGGAATGGCGATGACCCCGGTCCAGCAGCTCGCGACGTTCATCCTCGGCGGCATCGTCGTGTCGCTCGTCGGCGTCAGGGTCGCCAGCGACGTCGGCACGGAGACCCTCGAAGGCGTTATCGACGCGGAGCGGGAAGCGGACGGGCAGCGGGAGTGAGGGGCCGACGAGGCCGGTCGGGGAACCTCGCGTCCGACCGACCCCCTTTTGTCGGTCGCGCCCGCGTGAGCGGGCATGGACGTGTACGGACTGATCGGGAACCCGGTCGGCCACTCGCTGTCGCCGCCGATGCACGAGGCGGGCTACGAGGCGCTCGGACTCGACGCGCGGTACGTGACCTTCGAGCCGGACGCCGACGCCGCGGCCGCGGCGATCGAGGGCGCGGCCGACCTCGGCGTCGCGGGTCTCAACGTCACGGTGCCGTTCAAGCGGGACGCGCTCGACGCGGTCGATCCCGCCCCGCTCGCCGCGCGCATCGGCGCGGTCAACACGGTCGATTACGCTCCCGTCCGTGACGGCGACGCCGACCGTCCGCGCGGCCGCAACACCGACGCCGCCGGAGTGACGCGAGCGCTCGCGCACCACGACGTGACGGTCGACGGCCGCGACGCGCTCGTGGTGGGCGCGGGCGGCGCGGGGCGGGCGGCCGCGTTCGCGCTGGCCGACGCGGGCGCGACCGTCCGCGTCGCGAACCGCACCGCGGAGCGCGCGGTCGAGCTGGCCGAGGCGGTCCCGGACGCGACCGGCGGCGGTCTCGACGACCTCGCTGACCGCGTCGCCGCCGCCGACCTGCTCGTCAACGCGACGAGCGTGGGGATGGACGCGCCCGACGAGACGCCGGTCCCGGCCGAACACCTCCACGGCGACCTCGCGGTCCTCGACGCGGTGTACGCCCCGGTC
This window harbors:
- the sppA gene encoding signal peptide peptidase SppA, whose product is MDDVPTNGRNGLLAAAAAGAATTIAARAALARLTGGRFGDDDEYNTAKVTVSGPIRRNQGRPSPLSGPGGATADDVVEQVEAADEDDDAEALLVELNTPGGEVVPSDDIRRAAAEFDGPTVAYATDLCASGGYWIASGCDELWARDASLVGSIGVVGSRPNAKGLADKLGVSYEQFTAGEYKDAGVPLKEIEEDEREYLQGIIDGYYEQFVETVSEGRDMDSEEIRETEARVYLGDDAAEIGLVDELGTEDDVEDRLADLLGSEPEVREFTPDRGLAERLGIGAERVAFAAGNGVASVFANDGGDIDVELR
- a CDS encoding DUF373 family protein — encoded protein: MTTLVLCVDRSGAIGRATNVPMPVAGWEAVRSLVTDAGLDDPEDASVNCLLESLRVARDLRDEREESVVAVVSAESDTAVGADRSVAAQLDDLVERYEPRAAIVVVDSAEDERVLPVVESRVPVDSVDRVVVRQARDIESTYYLLKQFLADEQLRSTVLVPIGVALLLLPVLFYRFSAGEAIAGVAGLLGAALLYKGLAIDRLVAGMPERIREALYAGQVSVVTYVVAGGLALVGGFFGVIAASELSAGSPRLVEVVEFTFAAVPWFAVAGVTAAVGRLLDELIRDEGIRTPYLNLPFVIAAVALVVRGFAGYFLAQEAVRGPLSVYGMAMTPVQQLATFILGGIVVSLVGVRVASDVGTETLEGVIDAEREADGQRE
- a CDS encoding shikimate dehydrogenase gives rise to the protein MDVYGLIGNPVGHSLSPPMHEAGYEALGLDARYVTFEPDADAAAAAIEGAADLGVAGLNVTVPFKRDALDAVDPAPLAARIGAVNTVDYAPVRDGDADRPRGRNTDAAGVTRALAHHDVTVDGRDALVVGAGGAGRAAAFALADAGATVRVANRTAERAVELAEAVPDATGGGLDDLADRVAAADLLVNATSVGMDAPDETPVPAEHLHGDLAVLDAVYAPVETRLLREAADAGATAVDGAWMLLFQGVEAFEIWTDEEAPVDAMNAALRSGLE
- a CDS encoding coiled-coil protein; protein product: MVTKEEVIEQYDVEAMDEADNVDLSEDDLENGSKGQLIKRAGQLRDRRNELNQMASERASKRDDLNAKTREKVDEAQEHRENRDELNEQVQEHKDKRNELNADANELFDEVEELKQDLELGSGKSIEELEEEIEDLEFRQQTEVLDAEDERELIEKIDDKREKLAEKKEKVDDTSELDDLVEEAEEVRSEASKHHQKVTELADKAQEHHNNMIEAYREADDIRDEADEMHDLFVEAQEAADRHHEDFVRVQKRLRELDKKEEEERQDERAEKREEEKEEAEEIYQKFKEGETLDTEDLMKLQKTGLL
- a CDS encoding 2,5-diamino-6-(ribosylamino)-4(3H)-pyrimidinone 5'-phosphate reductase, with translation MHVVVNAAQSVDGKLATRRREQLRISGPEDFDRVDRVRAAADAILVGVGTVLADDPHLTLDEEDRRVERLRNGRPGDPARVVVDSTGRTSTDARILDDAATTYLLVSATIDRERREALADAGAEVIVAGEERVDVAAGLDALADRGVDRLMVEGGGEVIFSCFEAGVVDELHVYVGSVVIGGRDAPTLADGTGFTEAFPDLTLGDVERLDDGVVLSYEVDDVEGS